A portion of the Mycoplasmopsis mustelae genome contains these proteins:
- a CDS encoding ABC transporter permease, whose translation MWNLFKEVFRSLFKNKVIVIGLSLLIFLTAGIFTVLYDSTKAMRNQFNTYKKLSVNHDLTVDFNLPSSGTTFNDGYYINGYSKVDGGSSYDKGIKYVADDAFNEKNIIDFASIKDRYIDISTFFKQAPLRHKYILKNDFAAIYNTYNFSNSDNQNTNVISLDFNDDDKKIFFHKDFNLKLYQKDQNQNYIVAKNSVNLNQTSQFHFDKTYTLSDISYISSQNNDEMYISQLATLYINATTKELTFDFIKGRDWKYNNAVIEISNDKLANLLSLKQLASNTEIYELDKNRIPTLYIKNQNDDISSYINKKLKNNVLYTDLFSEPNKTVDYDEKFTFEKGKSYNIPLSWAKIQRSETFFLRKVYDTTFDSKNAQNWTGSYKTFMENQIRDHGDLPKNLKHFSYWEKEILIYNIPFIYNENTKKIQRDNKELIKQQNPSVSNNEILKTKLSLADNIYQPKLFKKDLFQLRDKQTIAQMENIKTDNQDAFKNLINKNILPERFQIIKDGALNVIKQNIYNFVKSKVGEQNVGIRQSITIDSFQEGDDGKKVYHFVNLGDNNHIVDDIQNNINKLIEEQKQPTEINRASTDISAYFKTKEINPYISSVILNSLSINILPYHEYVKPVYEFANIEFVNETNGNTNLIKNGKIYNLTRYQGNENLSPEKYNKFSGLGGSWLNGYFVILKPIYDTTNNNIIKWKNVHIDGFQNGGIPKDKLLEYLTQNSLSLMTQLNPNSWVEKSETYSNSVYLPFGYSAPNVDIINQALTEKTLTLGVERIEKALLNTDLVKLGFISKDSIYALTQAVSVAFDKNDFASVFSSGAVNLNILPKMILDGLYELSHNTNKDYFRQILTEILEKIYQLIDEAEQKQVNVADYIGGEINKLLNFINLLTGNNFSNITNLPSLLKISRDPKLFVKLLINLVNTIDFKKFTDLTENFFKTEYNKLSPNPEFPNDRNKDVQRKLSIYEIIIALLKSIDQNSFKQVINAILDNIDTNVLLNFNDKNNLFVLLFGDLFKPITAILDKINAYKNDDKLSFKNIIDGIKFIINDFDLNIFISTLESNLKVTIVPVERQELDISKNVIHIKGYQALTYLNDEDIIYSIFKSLFSVSGSNKKFKDEISKMFNLSNKGTSFEIGDNQYITIPSKDNNKLDFFDLLNTQNNTSKQSDASTNNNNNNSTTRVSQNSRIENIENFIRNFATLNEINWNNAPDNVRSTGLLLFGIKNFEQTWDKNKIDKEIAPWIKIINSLTPYNNDGIKTENSLAKLSEELTNRSPNLDSNIILSLSQSLLSKLIVQKQVGYNYLYDILPLIRIWLKIYSTQSLGTYEERNKFANDLLKLANNSGVITSFNDFNLFQPSAQNIARSNETNFGISRSLANPEKMRDLFFKKDINNKYLNPQLQSLVTNNPLFTNFLDINSYDITKSISYIASSAKYLSFDPEITTYQDIKIKYKNIFATFIDLFINNIVTPDFYNHINTLNLLLKDYELSYYKLDRLGVSEVLLNPILRKQNPQVLIWMLADTNNIGAAAENNSNLEYFLSNKIINFESLINQDKEKVYEFIRYFFPEKIGTIGLEKDFIFEIAIDNDFFVKIGEEVTQKPEFYKFFGINLGDTLLKLIHSLTNLNKINNILVFNQVSSYIAKVNYAFLSRNNKEIYNGTIPDDPILMNKLLKNLPNKYKINVNGSEYLIVGSDITFDYFYPVLDENNLQVNTNSQAVVYVNDKGFDRIRQAYQGTLVKEYLTVKNVTSSHLNNFQLRNEIEKVVQENIDDPTKLKRTYLYNEIDPINPERSIRISSIEIMITSLTFVSNVILAGLILLVTVSIIFIIKRYIANKNKVIGILVAQGYTPLQIAMSMTIFAFFTILTGDILGYITGFLLQSSAIRILDNYWTVPIQTLNFSAVSLLINIIVPLIAMSILIILISLRALRYKSIDLMSGIVEVSTGKTYRKWAKLFQKRNIKTKFGASLIFNSFWKLSSFGISIILATITTSFGFATFGVFDKAIQKTYQNRKYNYKIDLITPTDEGGVFRPLNPNDIKNNLYVPVGNISELNSFNSDYFKAGYSSAININDANGKPTNKDGHLITQFSINIKINSSIQIDPFNIVYQSLPDVQKARILQTRDKVGFALTHTQENVPFINKNGKLTNQVDYDKAHQLGIEKFFLYVPNKTSIIEGRFYQMQWSDSDQKYNFNIIKTGSQTRNEYREFLVKGYQKLAKNNNIHDFFIIFNGLYLNPQYDETYTYVDSDYKKEKIRLYGYRPNSKLIQITSESNENLLKDINDEFSNKNNDTSKDIPLIINYVSAHKFHLSIGSRISLTASNLTNRYQTKFNETIGINPPQVKSYNFIVRAINPTFINNEFIIPKAAADQIIGLDTLVSKEFSNQDNDLYKFNGILSSNPLPLQILWSANLYSVPGYSASISSLSTKSITDKDKENLFDGIFGSIKTVENTKVNGALATLGYSDEQIAKFLDPNFNPKTVIDPNDPNENEETRIKKNYDKIRQKPDDAIERFAKIFDEQIYIPAAYTLDAKSIEILFTQTIAKTVQIIVTIVTILSFLISILILIIISTILINENEKNIAIWAIQGYNRKEKIKMFFGIYIPFILISIIISIPIAFGVMVLFGSILTTGASIAVPLAVTPLNILLTSLIVFGVFIITAILSWWNINKIKAIDLLKGK comes from the coding sequence ATGTGAAATTTATTCAAAGAAGTTTTTCGATCGTTGTTTAAAAACAAAGTGATTGTTATTGGTTTAAGTTTATTAATATTTTTAACTGCCGGGATTTTTACAGTGCTTTATGATTCAACAAAAGCAATGAGAAATCAATTTAACACATATAAAAAACTCTCTGTAAACCATGATTTAACAGTTGATTTTAACTTACCTTCATCAGGAACTACTTTTAATGATGGCTATTACATTAATGGTTATTCAAAAGTAGATGGTGGAAGTAGTTATGATAAAGGAATCAAATATGTTGCCGATGATGCCTTTAATGAAAAAAACATTATCGATTTTGCGAGTATTAAAGATAGATACATTGATATTTCAACTTTTTTTAAACAAGCCCCGCTTAGACACAAATATATCTTAAAAAATGATTTTGCAGCTATTTATAACACATATAATTTTAGTAATTCAGATAATCAAAATACAAATGTTATTAGTTTAGATTTTAATGATGATGATAAAAAAATATTTTTTCACAAAGATTTTAATTTAAAACTTTATCAAAAAGATCAAAACCAAAATTATATTGTAGCTAAAAACAGTGTCAATCTTAATCAAACTTCTCAATTTCATTTTGATAAAACCTATACACTTTCTGATATCTCATATATCTCTTCACAAAACAATGACGAAATGTATATTTCACAATTAGCAACCTTATATATAAATGCAACCACAAAAGAGCTAACTTTCGACTTTATTAAAGGAAGAGATTGAAAATATAATAACGCTGTCATAGAAATTTCTAATGATAAATTAGCAAATTTATTAAGTCTTAAACAATTAGCATCAAATACCGAAATCTACGAATTAGATAAAAATAGAATCCCAACTTTATATATTAAAAATCAAAACGATGATATTTCCAGCTATATTAACAAAAAATTAAAAAACAATGTTTTATATACTGATTTATTTTCAGAACCCAATAAAACAGTTGATTATGATGAAAAATTTACTTTCGAAAAGGGTAAATCATATAATATTCCCTTAAGTTGAGCAAAAATTCAAAGAAGCGAAACTTTCTTTTTAAGAAAGGTTTATGATACTACCTTTGATTCTAAAAACGCCCAAAACTGAACTGGTTCATATAAAACTTTTATGGAAAATCAAATCCGCGATCACGGCGACTTACCAAAAAATTTAAAACACTTCAGTTATTGAGAAAAAGAAATTTTAATTTATAACATTCCTTTTATATATAATGAAAATACTAAAAAAATTCAAAGAGATAATAAAGAATTAATCAAACAACAAAATCCATCTGTTTCAAATAACGAAATATTAAAAACTAAATTAAGTTTAGCTGACAATATATATCAACCCAAATTATTCAAAAAAGATTTATTTCAATTACGCGATAAACAAACTATCGCACAAATGGAAAACATAAAGACAGATAACCAAGATGCGTTTAAAAATTTAATTAATAAAAATATATTGCCTGAGCGCTTTCAAATTATTAAAGATGGTGCGTTAAACGTGATTAAACAAAACATCTATAATTTTGTAAAAAGTAAAGTAGGTGAACAAAACGTCGGTATTCGTCAAAGCATCACAATTGATTCCTTCCAAGAAGGTGATGATGGTAAAAAAGTTTATCATTTTGTGAATTTAGGTGATAACAACCACATCGTAGATGATATTCAAAATAACATCAACAAACTTATTGAAGAACAAAAACAACCAACTGAAATCAATAGAGCTTCAACCGATATTTCAGCTTATTTTAAAACTAAAGAAATAAACCCTTATATCTCTTCGGTTATTTTAAATAGCTTATCAATTAATATTTTACCCTATCATGAATACGTAAAACCTGTTTATGAATTTGCAAACATTGAATTTGTAAATGAAACCAACGGTAATACAAACCTTATTAAAAACGGTAAAATCTACAACTTAACTAGATATCAGGGAAACGAAAATTTAAGCCCCGAGAAATATAATAAATTTTCTGGTTTAGGGGGTAGTTGATTAAATGGTTATTTTGTAATTTTAAAACCTATTTACGATACAACAAACAACAACATTATTAAATGAAAAAACGTCCACATCGATGGATTTCAAAATGGGGGAATTCCAAAAGATAAACTCTTAGAATATCTAACTCAAAACAGTTTGAGTTTAATGACACAGTTAAATCCTAATTCTTGAGTAGAAAAATCTGAGACTTATTCTAACTCTGTATATTTACCTTTTGGTTATTCTGCCCCTAATGTCGACATTATTAACCAAGCATTAACTGAAAAAACCCTAACTTTAGGTGTCGAAAGAATTGAAAAAGCTTTATTAAATACTGATTTAGTTAAATTAGGTTTTATTTCTAAAGATAGCATTTATGCATTAACACAAGCTGTTTCAGTTGCTTTTGATAAAAATGATTTTGCATCAGTTTTTTCATCGGGTGCAGTAAACTTAAATATACTACCTAAAATGATTTTAGATGGTCTTTACGAATTGTCACACAATACAAATAAAGATTATTTTAGACAAATTCTTACTGAAATCTTAGAAAAAATATACCAATTAATTGATGAAGCAGAACAAAAACAAGTTAATGTTGCTGATTATATTGGTGGAGAAATTAATAAATTATTAAACTTTATAAATTTATTAACCGGTAATAATTTCTCAAATATCACAAATTTACCCTCATTATTAAAAATTTCAAGGGACCCTAAATTATTTGTTAAACTTTTAATTAATTTAGTTAATACAATTGATTTTAAAAAATTCACTGATTTAACTGAAAACTTTTTCAAGACTGAATACAATAAACTTTCACCAAATCCAGAATTTCCAAATGATCGTAACAAAGATGTTCAGAGAAAATTAAGTATTTATGAAATTATTATTGCATTATTAAAATCAATTGATCAAAATAGTTTCAAACAAGTTATTAATGCAATTTTGGACAATATAGATACAAATGTTTTATTAAACTTCAACGATAAAAATAATCTCTTTGTTTTATTGTTTGGTGATTTATTCAAACCAATTACTGCAATTTTGGACAAAATTAACGCATATAAAAACGATGATAAATTAAGTTTTAAAAACATTATAGATGGTATTAAATTTATTATTAATGATTTTGATTTAAATATTTTTATTTCTACTTTAGAATCAAATCTAAAAGTAACTATCGTTCCTGTTGAACGACAAGAACTAGACATTTCGAAAAATGTTATTCATATTAAAGGTTATCAAGCACTGACTTATCTAAATGATGAAGATATAATTTATTCTATTTTTAAAAGTTTATTCAGTGTTTCGGGTTCAAATAAAAAATTTAAAGATGAAATTTCAAAAATGTTTAACCTTTCTAATAAAGGTACAAGTTTTGAAATAGGTGATAACCAATATATCACTATACCATCAAAAGATAATAATAAATTAGATTTCTTTGATTTATTAAATACTCAAAACAATACTTCTAAACAATCTGATGCATCAACAAATAATAATAATAATAATTCGACAACAAGAGTTTCACAAAATTCACGCATCGAAAACATTGAAAACTTTATAAGAAATTTTGCTACTCTAAATGAAATTAATTGAAATAATGCACCTGACAACGTTAGAAGCACTGGTTTATTATTATTTGGTATTAAAAACTTTGAACAAACTTGAGACAAGAATAAAATAGATAAAGAAATCGCGCCATGAATAAAAATTATTAACTCACTGACTCCATATAATAATGATGGAATAAAGACTGAAAATTCTTTAGCTAAATTAAGTGAAGAATTAACTAATCGTTCACCAAATTTAGATTCAAATATCATTCTTAGTTTGTCACAATCTTTACTTTCTAAACTCATAGTTCAAAAACAAGTTGGTTATAATTACTTATACGATATATTGCCTTTGATTAGAATATGACTAAAAATATATAGTACACAAAGTCTTGGAACCTACGAAGAAAGAAACAAATTTGCTAATGATTTATTAAAATTAGCTAATAATTCAGGTGTCATCACATCCTTTAATGATTTTAATTTATTCCAGCCATCAGCACAAAACATTGCTCGCTCAAATGAAACAAATTTTGGTATTTCAAGATCTCTTGCAAATCCTGAAAAAATGCGTGACTTATTTTTTAAAAAGGATATTAATAATAAATATTTAAACCCACAGTTACAATCTCTAGTTACAAATAATCCTTTGTTCACTAATTTTCTTGATATAAATTCATATGATATAACTAAAAGTATTTCATATATTGCTTCATCTGCTAAATACTTAAGTTTTGATCCAGAAATTACAACTTATCAAGATATCAAAATAAAATATAAAAATATATTTGCAACATTTATTGATTTGTTTATTAATAATATTGTTACACCAGATTTTTACAACCACATTAATACATTAAACCTTTTATTAAAAGACTACGAACTAAGTTATTATAAATTAGACCGTCTTGGTGTTTCAGAAGTTTTATTAAACCCTATTTTAAGAAAACAAAATCCACAGGTTTTAATCTGAATGTTGGCAGATACCAACAATATTGGTGCTGCTGCAGAAAATAATTCAAATTTAGAATACTTTTTATCTAATAAAATTATTAATTTTGAATCCTTAATAAATCAAGATAAAGAAAAAGTTTATGAATTTATCCGTTACTTTTTCCCTGAAAAAATTGGTACAATCGGTTTAGAAAAAGATTTTATTTTTGAAATCGCAATTGATAATGACTTTTTTGTAAAAATTGGTGAAGAAGTTACTCAAAAACCAGAATTTTATAAATTTTTTGGTATTAATTTAGGTGACACTTTACTTAAACTTATTCACTCACTAACCAACCTAAATAAAATTAATAATATCCTTGTTTTTAATCAAGTTAGTTCGTATATTGCAAAAGTAAATTACGCATTCTTATCAAGAAATAATAAAGAAATTTACAATGGAACCATTCCAGATGATCCTATTTTAATGAATAAGTTACTAAAAAATTTACCAAATAAATATAAAATTAATGTAAATGGTTCAGAATATTTAATCGTCGGTAGTGATATTACTTTTGATTACTTTTATCCTGTTTTAGATGAAAATAACCTCCAAGTTAATACTAACTCTCAAGCAGTTGTTTATGTTAACGACAAAGGTTTTGACCGTATTCGTCAAGCATATCAAGGAACATTAGTCAAAGAATATTTAACTGTTAAAAATGTAACTAGTTCACATTTAAACAACTTCCAACTCCGAAACGAAATTGAAAAGGTGGTTCAAGAAAATATTGATGATCCTACCAAATTAAAACGTACTTATTTATATAACGAAATAGACCCAATTAATCCTGAACGCAGCATTAGAATAAGTTCAATCGAAATTATGATTACTTCATTAACTTTTGTTTCAAACGTTATTCTAGCTGGTTTAATCTTATTGGTAACTGTATCTATTATATTTATTATTAAAAGATATATCGCAAATAAAAATAAGGTTATTGGTATTTTAGTCGCTCAAGGATATACACCACTACAAATTGCAATGTCTATGACTATTTTTGCTTTCTTTACAATCTTAACCGGAGATATTTTAGGTTATATCACCGGATTCCTATTGCAATCTAGTGCTATAAGAATCTTAGACAACTATTGAACCGTACCAATTCAAACACTCAATTTTTCTGCCGTCTCGTTGTTAATTAACATCATAGTACCATTAATTGCAATGTCGATTTTAATTATCTTAATTTCACTACGTGCTTTAAGATACAAATCAATTGATTTAATGTCAGGTATTGTAGAGGTCAGCACCGGAAAAACATATAGAAAATGAGCAAAATTATTTCAAAAACGTAATATTAAGACAAAATTTGGTGCTTCCTTAATCTTTAATAGCTTTTGAAAATTAAGTTCGTTTGGTATTTCTATTATTTTAGCAACCATTACAACATCCTTCGGTTTTGCAACGTTTGGTGTATTTGATAAAGCTATTCAAAAAACCTATCAAAACCGTAAATACAATTATAAAATTGATTTAATCACACCTACTGATGAAGGTGGTGTATTTAGACCACTCAATCCAAATGATATTAAAAACAATTTATATGTTCCTGTAGGGAATATTAGTGAATTAAATTCATTTAATTCTGATTATTTTAAAGCTGGCTATTCTAGTGCTATTAATATTAATGATGCTAACGGAAAACCAACTAACAAAGATGGACACTTAATTACTCAATTCTCTATTAATATAAAAATTAATTCATCAATTCAAATTGACCCATTCAACATTGTTTATCAATCACTTCCTGATGTGCAAAAAGCACGAATTCTACAAACTAGAGATAAGGTTGGTTTTGCTCTTACACACACTCAAGAAAACGTTCCATTTATTAACAAAAATGGAAAACTAACTAATCAAGTGGACTATGACAAGGCACACCAATTAGGTATAGAGAAATTCTTTTTATATGTACCTAATAAGACATCAATTATTGAGGGTAGATTCTACCAAATGCAATGAAGTGATTCAGATCAAAAATATAATTTTAATATCATCAAAACCGGAAGTCAAACTAGAAACGAATATAGAGAATTTTTGGTTAAAGGGTACCAAAAATTAGCAAAAAACAATAATATCCATGACTTCTTTATTATTTTTAATGGACTTTATTTAAATCCACAATATGATGAAACCTATACTTATGTTGATTCAGATTATAAAAAAGAAAAAATTCGTTTATACGGGTACCGTCCAAATTCTAAGTTAATTCAAATAACTTCTGAAAGTAATGAAAACTTATTAAAAGATATTAATGATGAATTTTCAAACAAAAATAATGATACAAGTAAAGATATACCATTAATTATTAATTATGTTTCTGCTCATAAATTCCATTTATCGATTGGTTCTCGGATTTCGTTAACTGCAAGTAATTTAACAAATCGCTATCAAACCAAGTTTAATGAAACTATTGGGATTAATCCTCCACAAGTTAAATCATATAACTTTATAGTTCGTGCAATTAATCCAACATTTATTAACAATGAATTTATTATTCCTAAGGCGGCGGCTGATCAGATTATTGGTTTAGATACATTGGTTTCAAAGGAATTCTCAAATCAAGATAATGATTTATATAAATTTAACGGAATTTTATCATCTAATCCACTTCCATTACAAATTTTATGGTCTGCAAACTTATATTCAGTCCCTGGATACTCTGCTTCAATTAGTTCGCTTTCAACCAAATCAATCACTGATAAAGATAAAGAAAATTTATTTGATGGAATTTTTGGTTCAATAAAAACTGTTGAAAACACCAAAGTAAATGGTGCATTAGCAACATTAGGCTATAGCGATGAACAAATTGCTAAATTCTTAGATCCAAACTTTAATCCAAAAACCGTAATCGATCCTAATGATCCTAACGAAAACGAAGAAACTAGAATTAAAAAGAACTATGATAAAATTCGCCAAAAACCAGATGATGCAATAGAACGTTTTGCTAAAATATTTGATGAACAAATTTACATCCCTGCTGCATACACTTTAGATGCCAAATCTATAGAAATTTTATTCACCCAAACTATCGCAAAAACTGTTCAAATTATTGTGACAATCGTTACTATATTAAGCTTTTTAATTTCCATCCTAATCTTAATTATTATTTCAACTATTCTAATTAACGAAAACGAGAAAAACATCGCTATATGAGCAATTCAAGGATACAACCGAAAAGAAAAAATTAAGATGTTCTTCGGTATTTATATTCCATTTATCTTAATTTCAATTATTATTTCAATTCCAATTGCATTCGGTGTGATGGTATTATTTGGTAGCATTTTAACTACTGGGGCATCAATCGCGGTTCCACTCGCAGTTACACCTTTAAACATTTTACTCACTTCTTTAATTGTATTTGGTGTATTTATTATCACAGCAATTCTTTCATGATGAAACATTAACAAAATTAAAGCTATAGACTTATTGAAAGGTAAATAA
- a CDS encoding GNAT family N-acetyltransferase has product MKQFQLWNNDKIDTVLKYIYQKDPIQYLFLISDIEQYGLKKDSDILTFVVYDEQKIKGIFLKFYSNLVILFDDFKLNFDEFKYLLERYQIENLIIDQNFYDYCKKHKYLNILGYKITPQQIAKLDITAFNEIKTNYKNISQKIQLQDLPDIIQSRRQISEFQGVSTQSLNLNYLINEFQNGYYQAFIVRKDRKVVSHSSTSAKNNKVAMLGGIFTLNEYRRSGYAQDCVISLCDDLLKKDLIPILFFSNPSAGKMYYKLGFKNYLKLYLCHK; this is encoded by the coding sequence ATGAAACAATTTCAACTATGAAATAATGATAAAATAGACACAGTTTTAAAATATATTTATCAAAAAGACCCAATTCAATATCTATTTTTAATTTCAGATATTGAACAATATGGATTAAAAAAAGATAGTGATATTTTAACTTTTGTAGTCTATGATGAACAAAAAATAAAAGGAATTTTTTTAAAATTTTATTCTAATTTAGTTATCTTATTTGATGATTTTAAATTGAATTTTGATGAATTTAAATATCTTTTAGAAAGATACCAAATAGAGAACTTGATTATAGACCAAAATTTTTATGATTACTGCAAAAAACATAAATATTTAAATATTTTAGGTTATAAAATCACCCCACAACAAATCGCAAAGCTAGATATAACAGCGTTTAATGAAATTAAGACTAATTATAAAAATATATCACAAAAAATCCAATTACAAGATTTGCCTGATATAATTCAGTCTCGTAGACAAATTAGCGAATTTCAAGGTGTTAGTACGCAAAGCTTGAATTTAAATTATTTAATCAATGAATTCCAGAATGGATATTATCAAGCATTTATCGTTAGAAAAGATAGAAAAGTAGTTTCTCACTCTTCAACCTCAGCAAAAAATAACAAAGTCGCAATGCTAGGTGGTATTTTTACTTTAAATGAATATCGCAGATCGGGGTATGCGCAAGATTGTGTTATCTCGCTTTGTGATGATTTACTAAAAAAAGACTTAATTCCTATTTTATTTTTTAGCAATCCGTCTGCAGGTAAGATGTATTATAAATTAGGTTTTAAAAATTATTTAAAGTTATATCTATGTCATAAATAA
- a CDS encoding CTP synthase, translating into MSKFIFVTGGVISGLGKGVAAASVGNLLKAKGYSVFVLKLDPYLNVDPGVMSPYEHGEVYVTNDGGETDLDLGHYERFINENFSKDSNFTSGKIFQNILEKERKGVYNGKTVQYIPHVTNEIISVIRNIEDKYHTDFVIVEVGGTVGDIESNPFMNALSQMGYQEGKDTFFIHVTYVPFLKTSGDFKTKPTQFSVSTLQGLGIKPNMIFLRSDSMLPNAIIKKVAYTSLLTEEYVVSVPDIENIYNIPIYLNDKKVANNILKYFDLPDNEINLDEWKAFVKKVAEPKQKTLIIKMLGKYTSFSDAYKSINEALKISAVSLNLDIKLEYIDSSDLNNDNLDLIFKNANGIVILPGFGVRGFEGKVLAATYAKQANIPTFGICLGMQAMTVAQARKQGIKYATSREFAVDEDREVYVLDFVKGKSSSDNLGGTLRLGSYETVFAPNSLIAKYYQSDSIWERHRHRYEVNSEYINRIESADFVFSGYNPKLNLVEACEDPTKDFYIGVQYHPEFTARPLKPHALFTNFLKVAGKIK; encoded by the coding sequence ATGTCAAAGTTTATATTTGTAACTGGTGGAGTTATATCTGGTTTGGGTAAAGGAGTTGCGGCGGCTTCGGTTGGAAACTTATTAAAAGCAAAGGGGTATAGTGTTTTCGTTTTAAAATTAGATCCTTACTTAAATGTTGATCCCGGTGTAATGTCACCTTATGAGCATGGTGAAGTTTATGTAACTAATGATGGCGGGGAAACAGACTTAGATTTAGGTCATTATGAAAGATTTATTAATGAAAATTTTTCAAAGGATTCTAATTTTACTAGTGGAAAGATTTTTCAAAATATCTTAGAAAAAGAAAGAAAAGGTGTTTATAATGGTAAAACTGTTCAATATATTCCGCATGTAACTAATGAAATTATTTCAGTAATTCGTAATATCGAAGATAAATATCATACTGATTTTGTTATTGTTGAGGTTGGCGGGACTGTAGGAGATATTGAGTCAAATCCATTTATGAATGCATTATCACAAATGGGGTATCAAGAAGGTAAAGACACTTTTTTTATTCATGTAACATATGTTCCTTTTTTAAAAACATCAGGTGATTTTAAAACTAAACCAACTCAATTTTCGGTTTCTACCTTGCAAGGTTTAGGAATTAAACCCAATATGATTTTTTTAAGGTCAGATAGTATGTTGCCTAATGCAATTATTAAAAAAGTAGCTTATACTTCATTATTAACTGAAGAGTATGTAGTATCGGTTCCGGATATTGAAAATATTTATAATATTCCAATTTATTTAAACGACAAAAAAGTAGCAAATAATATCTTAAAATATTTTGATTTACCTGATAATGAAATTAATTTAGATGAATGGAAAGCATTTGTTAAAAAAGTAGCAGAACCCAAACAAAAAACTTTGATTATTAAGATGTTGGGTAAATATACAAGTTTTTCGGATGCCTATAAATCAATCAATGAAGCTTTAAAAATTTCGGCAGTATCGTTAAATTTAGATATTAAATTAGAATATATTGATTCAAGTGATTTAAATAATGATAATTTGGACTTAATTTTTAAAAATGCTAATGGGATTGTAATTTTACCAGGTTTTGGAGTTAGAGGTTTTGAGGGTAAAGTTTTAGCAGCAACATATGCAAAACAAGCTAATATACCAACTTTTGGAATTTGTTTAGGAATGCAAGCGATGACTGTGGCTCAAGCTCGTAAACAAGGAATTAAATATGCAACCTCTAGAGAGTTTGCTGTCGATGAAGATAGGGAAGTTTACGTTTTAGATTTCGTTAAAGGTAAGAGTTCAAGCGATAATTTGGGTGGAACTTTGCGTTTAGGTTCATATGAGACGGTATTTGCTCCAAATTCGCTAATAGCTAAGTATTATCAATCAGATAGTATTTGAGAAAGACATAGACATAGATATGAAGTTAATTCAGAGTATATAAATCGCATAGAAAGTGCTGATTTTGTTTTCAGTGGATATAATCCTAAATTAAATTTAGTGGAAGCGTGTGAAGACCCGACCAAAGATTTCTATATTGGTGTGCAATATCACCCAGAATTTACAGCACGCCCATTAAAACCACACGCATTATTTACTAATTTCTTAAAAGTAGCAGGTAAAATTAAATAA